The genomic segment AAGCAATATCATATAACCAATAACTATATAAAGTTATTCCGCTATACTCATCCATATTATATTTTTTAATGATTTCCAAAACTTCTTTTAACACGCTGTTTGCTTTTGCTGTAAAATATGTTAAATAAGCTTTCTTTTTTATGGAACCACTAATATCATTACGTTCTTCTTTATTTACACATCCATTATAATTATAAAATGGAAATAGCTTCACAGCACTAATTGGTAAACTATGCTTTATTTTTGAAGCCTTAATTTTATGTACTTCAAAGTTACTAGGAATACTTCTTGTTTGTATCGCATCATCAGCTACACTAGTTGCTATCACTATTACTTTTTCAAAAGCTTCAGAAAGCATTTTTATTTCGCCTTCTATAAATTCTTCTCCTTTATCAAAAGGAAAAACTTTAGTTAAAAGTACTAAACAGTTTTTCATCTTTTTCCCTCCAGAGTTATAATCAGTATAAGAATAACATATGAAATACTTCATTTCAACAATATGAATATAAGCTTTTACTTTATAATATCGCCCATATTATTTCATTTATGAATTTTATATGATAAAATAACGTTATCTGATGTCTAGCCGCTATAGCGCTTACTCTTTATGAGAGAGCCCTCTTTCAAAAGTCATCTGAATGATTATATAGCAATAAGCCAATATACTCGCAAGGAGATGGCTAAGGACAGAACATAAAAATTCTAAAGCGGAAGCTTATGTTTCTAAAATATAAACTTTAGGAATTCACTTTTGAGAGGTTCGCTTAGACGAGTTACACTAAATCAATTTTTAATTCTGCGTAAGCGTAATATCACTTTTCATATACCTAGACATTGTGGTGATTATTTTTTATAAGTTTAACTAATATTCAGATTGAGATAATTCTCATATCAAATAAATTTCACTTGATATTTATTTATACGTAAATATAAATAATTCACAAATAAATACCTAAAATTTAAGGAGGCCTATTATATGAAAGTATTAACTGTTATAGGTGCAAGACCACAGTTCATTAAAGCCGCGACAGTATCTAATAAAATTAGAAGAAATGGAAACAGTGAAATTTTAGTACACACTGGACAGCATTATGATAATAATATGTCTGATATATTCTTTGAGGAACTTGGAATTCCAAAGCCAGATTATAATCTAAACATTGGTTCATCTAACCATGGACATCAAACTGGTAGCATGTTAATATCTCTTGAAGATATATACTTAAAAGAAAAACCAGATATGGTTTTAGTTTATGGAGATACAAATTCAACCCTTGCAGGTAGCCTATGTGCAAGCAAATTATTAATTCCTGTAGCGCACGTTGAAGCTGGTCTTAGAAGTTTCAATAAGGCTATGCCTGAAGAGCAAAATAGAATATTAACAGACCATATATCCGATTTACTTTTCACACCTACTTTAACTGCTTTAAATAACTTAAAGGATGAAAATATTACAAAAGGTGTTCATAATGTCGGTGACGTAATGTATGATGCAATAAATCTCTTTAAAGAAAGAGCTAAAGATATCTCAACAATACTTGACAAACTTGATTTAGCACCAAATAGTTATATACTTTCAACAATACATCGTGCTGAAAACACTAACAGTATTGAAAGATTATCTTCAATCATTACTGCTTTAAATAACTCTGGTAAGAGAATCATACTTCCACTACATCCTAGAACAAAGAAATTTATTGAAACGTATGATTTGCATATTGGAGAAAATATAAGAATTATTGATCCTGTAGGATATTTAGATATGATTTCTCTTCAAGAAAATTCTCAAAAGATAGTTACCGACAGCGGCGGAGTTCAAAAAGAAGCATACTTCTTAAAGAAACCATGTATAACTATGAGAGATGAAACCGAATGGGTTGAAACTGTAACTAACGGTTGGAACGTTATAGTTGGAAGCAATTCTGATAAGATAATGGATGCTATAGAAAACTTCAATCCAACAGGTACTCCTGCTTCTGCATTTGGAAATGGAGACAGTTCTTCAATAATTACAGAAATTATTGAAAAATATTTAGGATAAGTATAAATCAACATATTATAAACATTTGAAATACAAGACTTTAACAACTAAAAATAAGCAAAAAAATGGAAGGTATTCCTTCCATTTTTTTATTTGATAATATATTAATATCTGAATTATATTACATTTTAAATTATAAACACTCGTGCTCTCTATTATCCTATTCTATATTCCTTCATTGACGATGATGATGTTGGTCTATACTCATCACTTTCCTTTTTGTAAACTTGTATACACGCTACTGCAAATCCCATAAGAATCCAATATGAAAATACATATGTTATAGAACTAGGTCCAAAACTTGCTGGTGCAAAAGCTATAAGCCCTGTTACAGCTGCAAAACACATTGGACTCTTTTTCTTTATTCCAATAATTATATTTTGAATTAACAAGTATAAATAGTATATGCCATAAAGTGCTAGACCTGGTAAACCAAAATCTCCAAGAATCTCTATTGGATAACAGTGCGGGCTATATATATTTCCTGTATTTCCTTGATTTTTAATATATTGTTCAACATTTCCTACTCCGTAGCCTAGATAATGCTTCTCTTTTATTGTCCCTCTTAATACATCGCTTACTATTGTCCATCTAACATTAAGAGATCCCTCTCCGCCTTCTTGAATTTCTTGCTCCCCTAGGGCATCAAGCTTATCTGCAAGACCATTTTTCTTCTGCTCCTGACCAGATTCAGTTTGCGCAATATTCATTATCATATAACTATATTTGAAAGCTACAAAAAGAGAAATCACTAAAATTAGTGGGCATAATATTCCCTTTAATCCTATCTTTTTTATATTTATTATAGAATAAATTAAATAAACTATAACTCCAAATGCAGCAGCCGCAAAACCTGTTCTTGATGTTGTTATTGAAATTAATGAAAAAGCAATTATTGAAGCAATTATACAAACTATCTTGAAAAGCATATTCTCAACTTTATATATTGCATAAAAACCAATTGGTAACAGTATTGCAAGAGTAGCCGCTAGGTTATTAGGATTAAATGAAAATGCTATAGGTCTTGCATGTATTAAGTCTTGATCACCCTTTGGCAAAAACTCAATAAAAGCGTCAGCATAATGTTTAACTGGCAATTGTCTTCCAAGAATAACTTCTACAAAACCAATTAATGTGATAAGTAAAATTAGCGACAATAATATAGTAATTGTTTTTTTAATTCTTTCTCTATTAATGTTATATACCATCATATTTACAATAAATGCAAACATCATTAAATATATAGCTATATATTTTATTGATAAACTTTTGTTTAATGACCATATTATACTAACACACATATATATAAACCAAAGTACATATATTGCTAACACTTTTCTATCCAAATCCATTAAAATCTGTCTGTCTTTAAATATTCTAAACAATGACATAAGTGTAAATATGCCTAAAACTATATGAAATAAGTATACACTTTGTACTCTTGGCACATATAATGTATAATCATAAAATGCAGAAATTAAAAGCAGTGTATAAAACATATTATATAAATCTTTATCTTTAAGAATAAAAACTACTAATATTACTACTGTCAATATGTACATTATAGATACTATATAACTTCCATTTGCTATTCCTAAAAATCCACTAATAGCAAATATAATAGCTAAAAATATATTTCTAATTACGTCTTCTCTCGTCATTATTACTCCTTATCCGCATTTTCTGCAGCCACTTCATCTTCGTTTTTATAGTGATATGTTGGAACTATCTTTTGCATTTGATGCTTAATCTCTGATATATCATTAAGCTCCAATAACTTTTGTAATTGTTCCAGCTTAATTGTTAAGCTATTCATATCTTCAAATGTTGGTTTACCTACATATATTTTATTGTGAACTGTATTTTCTAAGCCTTCTTCACTCATTAAAAGTTCTTCGTATAGCTTTTCTCCTGGTCTAAGACCTGTAACTACAATTTTTATATCTCTATTTGGTTCAAGTCCCGAAAGCCTTATTAAATCGCATGCTAAATCATAAATTTTAACTGGTTTTCCCATATCTAATACAAAAACTTCTCCGCCTCTTGCAAACGCACCAGCTTGAAGCACTAACTGCGCTGCTTCTGGAATTAGCATAAAGTATCTAATAATTTTTTTATGAGTTACAGTCACAGGGCCACCATTAGCAATTTGTCTTTTGAATAATGGTATTACTGATCCATTACTTCCAAGTACATTTCCAAATCTAACCGCAACAAATTCCGTCCTAGACTGCTTATCCATGGCTTGAATGATCATTTCACATAATCTTTTTGTTGCCCCCATAATATTAGTTGGATTAACAGCTTTATCTGTTGAAATCATAACGAATCTTTCTACATTAGCATCACTTGCTTCTATTGCTAAATTTAAGGTTCCAAAAACATTGTTTTTTATAGCCTCTTTAGGACTATCTTCCATTAAAGGCACATGCTTATGTGCTGCTGCATGGAATACCACATTTACTTTATATTTTGTGAATATTTCATGAAGTCTCTTTCTATCCCTAACTGAACCTATTAATACAGTAAGATTCATGTCTGGGAACTCTTCTCTAAGCTCATTTTGTATATCATATACATTGTTTTCGTAAATATCAAATATTATAAGCCTTTTAGGATTATATATGGAAATTTGTCTGCAAAGTTCCGAACCTATTGATCCTCCCCCTCCAGTTACTAATATAGTCTTTCCTTCTATATAATCTGAAATTCCTTTATTATCAAGTTGAATAGGATCTCTTCCAAGTAAATCTTCCAAATCAACATCTTTTATTCTACTAACTGTAGCATCTCCACTTAATATTTCGTACATTCCAGGTATTATTTGAAGTTTGCAATTGGTATTCTTACAGATTTCAATTATTTCTGCTTTATTTTTAGCATCAAGAGATGGAATTGCAATTAATATTAAATCTATTTCCTGCTCTCCAACTATATAAGGTATATCGTATCTGTTTCCTTCTATTTTTACACCTGATATTCTTTTTCCAAGTTTACTTTTATCATCATCTATAAGAACTATTGGATTATACTTTAGTTCTCTTCTTGCCATCATTTCATTAATAAGCATAGTTCCAGCCGAACCTGCTCCAACTATCATTACTCTTCTTTGGTCTGATGAGTATTTAAATGGTATGTACAAAAGCGTTCTTCTATATACTCTATACAGTATTCTATATCCCAACACAAAGAAAATACTTAAAAGTATTCCGACAACCGAAACATTTAGCGGAATTGTATTACCTAGAATTCTAGTATACCCTATTGATATTATCCCTGCTAAAATATTTCCACCAACACCTAACAAAAACTCGTCAGTACCAGTTAAATGCCATAGACTTTCATACATTTTAAATAAGTAAAAACACACTAAATATATAAGACTCAAAGCTATACAATCGTGCGTATATATTTTCGCAATTTCTGTAAAAGTTCCACTTTGTGTTATATTTATTGAGAAAAGATATGCCATATTAACCATAAACATATCGATTATCATAACTATAAAAGTCTTCCAATTCTTCACTATACTTCCCCTCCTACTTCAGAGATTCTCACTAAAATGTCCTAATTTAAAGTATTATCTTACTTTATCTAAAACTTTTATTAATAATTTAGGACAAGACAGCATTCCCTTACATTGAATAGAATATCTAATATTATTCTTATCCAATTTTTGCATTTTATAATTCTTTAAATATTTTCTTACATCATCCTTATTTAAAAACTTAAAAAGTTCCTCATGGAAATTTGAATCCTTACCTAATACTGAAAAAACATGTGATATTGAATAAGGTATTTTAAATTCAACTAAAAAACTTTTTATTTTCTTTAGGCTTTCATCATCTTTTATATCATTTAATAGGTCAATATATGAATAATAACAATCCAAATGCTTCAGCGATACATTTTGAGTCACAGAATTTCCCCATATAACATAAAAAGCCAATACTTCATTTACGCTTATAACTTTTTTTGCATATAGCAGTGCCTTTACAACAAAGACCATATCTTCTCCATATTTTCTTTTAGTATCAAATAAAAGATTATTATCTTGTATAATGGAAGATTTATATATAGCACTTCTCATTCCTATTGTTATATCATCTTTTAACTGCATAAGAGCAGCTTCTTTTCCGCTAATGAAATCATTTAAATAGTTAGTTCTATTTTGAACTAGCACATCTCCTTTAGCGTCAACCTCACTATAATCACAGAAAACTATCTCACACTTAGTTTCTTCAGCTTTTTCATACATACGCTCAACAAATTTATGATCAATATAATCATCTGAATCTAAAAAAGTTATATACTCTCCACTAGCTTCTTTTATTCCTCTGTTTCTTGCCGCACTAACACCCGAATTTTTTTGAGTTATGATTTTATAATTTATACTTGAATTCTCAAGTAATTCTCTTGCTATATCGATACTTTTATCCTTTGATCCATCATCTATAAGTAAAAGTTCAAAATCCTTGCAAGTTTGATTCATAACAGATTTAATACTTC from the Clostridium beijerinckii genome contains:
- a CDS encoding polysaccharide biosynthesis protein; this encodes MKNWKTFIVMIIDMFMVNMAYLFSINITQSGTFTEIAKIYTHDCIALSLIYLVCFYLFKMYESLWHLTGTDEFLLGVGGNILAGIISIGYTRILGNTIPLNVSVVGILLSIFFVLGYRILYRVYRRTLLYIPFKYSSDQRRVMIVGAGSAGTMLINEMMARRELKYNPIVLIDDDKSKLGKRISGVKIEGNRYDIPYIVGEQEIDLILIAIPSLDAKNKAEIIEICKNTNCKLQIIPGMYEILSGDATVSRIKDVDLEDLLGRDPIQLDNKGISDYIEGKTILVTGGGGSIGSELCRQISIYNPKRLIIFDIYENNVYDIQNELREEFPDMNLTVLIGSVRDRKRLHEIFTKYKVNVVFHAAAHKHVPLMEDSPKEAIKNNVFGTLNLAIEASDANVERFVMISTDKAVNPTNIMGATKRLCEMIIQAMDKQSRTEFVAVRFGNVLGSNGSVIPLFKRQIANGGPVTVTHKKIIRYFMLIPEAAQLVLQAGAFARGGEVFVLDMGKPVKIYDLACDLIRLSGLEPNRDIKIVVTGLRPGEKLYEELLMSEEGLENTVHNKIYVGKPTFEDMNSLTIKLEQLQKLLELNDISEIKHQMQKIVPTYHYKNEDEVAAENADKE
- a CDS encoding glycosyltransferase family 2 protein, which codes for MVKVSIITPVYNVEECIERSIKSVMNQTCKDFELLLIDDGSKDKSIDIARELLENSSINYKIITQKNSGVSAARNRGIKEASGEYITFLDSDDYIDHKFVERMYEKAEETKCEIVFCDYSEVDAKGDVLVQNRTNYLNDFISGKEAALMQLKDDITIGMRSAIYKSSIIQDNNLLFDTKRKYGEDMVFVVKALLYAKKVISVNEVLAFYVIWGNSVTQNVSLKHLDCYYSYIDLLNDIKDDESLKKIKSFLVEFKIPYSISHVFSVLGKDSNFHEELFKFLNKDDVRKYLKNYKMQKLDKNNIRYSIQCKGMLSCPKLLIKVLDKVR
- the wecB gene encoding non-hydrolyzing UDP-N-acetylglucosamine 2-epimerase; amino-acid sequence: MKVLTVIGARPQFIKAATVSNKIRRNGNSEILVHTGQHYDNNMSDIFFEELGIPKPDYNLNIGSSNHGHQTGSMLISLEDIYLKEKPDMVLVYGDTNSTLAGSLCASKLLIPVAHVEAGLRSFNKAMPEEQNRILTDHISDLLFTPTLTALNNLKDENITKGVHNVGDVMYDAINLFKERAKDISTILDKLDLAPNSYILSTIHRAENTNSIERLSSIITALNNSGKRIILPLHPRTKKFIETYDLHIGENIRIIDPVGYLDMISLQENSQKIVTDSGGVQKEAYFLKKPCITMRDETEWVETVTNGWNVIVGSNSDKIMDAIENFNPTGTPASAFGNGDSSSIITEIIEKYLG
- a CDS encoding O-antigen ligase family protein, with translation MTREDVIRNIFLAIIFAISGFLGIANGSYIVSIMYILTVVILVVFILKDKDLYNMFYTLLLISAFYDYTLYVPRVQSVYLFHIVLGIFTLMSLFRIFKDRQILMDLDRKVLAIYVLWFIYMCVSIIWSLNKSLSIKYIAIYLMMFAFIVNMMVYNINRERIKKTITILLSLILLITLIGFVEVILGRQLPVKHYADAFIEFLPKGDQDLIHARPIAFSFNPNNLAATLAILLPIGFYAIYKVENMLFKIVCIIASIIAFSLISITTSRTGFAAAAFGVIVYLIYSIINIKKIGLKGILCPLILVISLFVAFKYSYMIMNIAQTESGQEQKKNGLADKLDALGEQEIQEGGEGSLNVRWTIVSDVLRGTIKEKHYLGYGVGNVEQYIKNQGNTGNIYSPHCYPIEILGDFGLPGLALYGIYYLYLLIQNIIIGIKKKSPMCFAAVTGLIAFAPASFGPSSITYVFSYWILMGFAVACIQVYKKESDEYRPTSSSSMKEYRIG